The sequence GGATCAAAGCGTATGAAGCGTCTTCATATTGTTTGTGTCAAAATAACCCAATCAAAGTTCTGATCAAAATTCAACTGTGAATATGtgacaagacttgaaaatttaCAGATGATGCTTATACAATCCGACTCAGCTTCAGTTACTTTtccaaaaaactaaataaaaaatttcagtCACACCGGCCCCATTAAGTACATTAGAATGTGTctaaagttattgtttttctgcagagccCTTCactaattgaaataaaattagtgggggttttttttaaccacaagaGGGCAGTAGTAgtatatttacacataaaatgtCTGACGTATGCCCTTGTGCTAAATTCATAGGCCAGTCatcttaaatatatttgattgttttttgtgtcatcTCTCACCTCCAGGTCATTAAAGAATAAGTGTGTGTCAGCCATGCTGAAGATCATCTCTTCCATCCGCAGACCAAGTGTGACTGCCATCGGAGGGTcctgaaaaagcagaaaacacaacaaagattaaaaagaacaattttatcATCTCCAGTCCAGtcgttaaaaaataaataacattttacaatcaGCACCCTTTTCCAATTCACACCTCTGCCCTCCACCCACTGCTGGAGTTGGTACACTCTGCTCATCACACCAGACGGTGACAGACAAGCTGCACTTGCCCTGTCCCATCAACATTCCTGAAACTTGCAGGAGGGGGTGCGGGGGGAGAACAGGGTGAGCAAAATGAAGTGTGTGCGTCCCCTCCTGTGCGTATTGCAGAGAGTCGGTACCCTCGGAGGCAGATGCTTTAGTTTATTTGGTATGTGAATggtttgcgtgcgtgtgtgtgtgtgtgtgtttgggagaACGCAGTCTGCCCTGCCAGCCCGGGGCTCAGCTGCAAAAACCATCATCTGTGATGGGTCAGCGCGGGTCGACAGCTTGCTGCACAATTCGCTGACACTATCAGATGACTAGAATAGAAAGATACTTACAGGAGGGTGAGTGAAAGTTAAAAAGAGGGAAACTTTCACAGACAACATTTGTGGGGCTGAGaataagtagaaaaataatgaaatatacAAGAGTACTGAGTGTACTCACTTTTGAGTCAGTAAGATTATAATTATTTCAATGGAGAAATGGCCAACTACGTGCTTTGTGCTGTCCATTAAAGTCCAAATTGTTTGATCTTTCtgtcaaaaatatgtttccttCCCtcataatcttaaaaaaaaaaaaataattcaagttcGGTTGCACGTTGCATCAAGCTGCAGCTGAGACATAAAGAGTTTGATATAAATGTGACTGATATCCCCAAAAGCTGTTCATGAGAGTGAATTTATGTCTTGTTGCTTCTGAATCAGTAGAGTAAATGATATTTTGGGATTGATGCAAACAAAAGCCAAATTAGTCACATTAATAGAAGGCGAGAAAATGCTAAGCACGTTTCTCAATTCAAAACATTGAATtatcataaatgttttcatcctaATAAAAATTTTCAAAAGCAGTTTTAGTTTACTCTCTCAAGAAATGAAAGCTCGGGGGTCACAAGTTGCTTATGCATTTCCTCTTGAATCAGTTCAGTTCCAAACAAAATCCACGTAgtttgaaataataaagtgcGTCACTCCGATCATcttgagaaaatgtgtttgagctgaacaaaacaaaaccagtgtCCTCTTTCTTAACGTTGAGCCTCGAAAACTATTTTCTATGTtcactttttgtaaaatgtcataaaatgtcTGACATATAAGGTTATGATAAGGTTGTAGCCTCAACATGAAGCCAGCCTGACCAATCCTGCCCTATATTTGTCATTTATGACCAGGCCATGCTGGAGTGTGTGTGTAACATGTCACGGATGTGCTGCCACTTCAACAATAAACCACCAACCGCCACACTAAGGCAATTCTGTATTTGCCCACAACAGTTGGAAACCTCTCGCACCTTGTTATGCCTAACGGAGAGTGCATCGAGTTAACGGTACGCCCCGAAAGACATTGAGTCAATCTCATTACCAGACTGCAGACCTCAAGCTAAAACTTTTCCTGATTGTTTCTCCACAATAAGTGTGGGAGAAACCAAGCTGGATAAACCGCTAAGTCCACATGTGTTTCCATGTCTCACCCCCACACTCTACCAATTTACAACTCATCAGGACGTTTCTCATACCCATTAAATGTAATTTGCCAAACATTAaacgagggaaaaaaaaaaaaagaaaaaatactgcACGAATGCAAAGTACTTCTGTGCCCACAAAACTGCATCTGTAAAACTTCTGAACTGCCAGGGGGTTTCATGCCAGTTTGGcttcacactgtgtgtgtgtgtgtgttctgccagtttttgttttgctgccaaCAGGATCAGAATATTAGACCTGAGCAGGTTTTAAAAGCCTTTTGCAGGCTGGCTGCTGTAGCCGCAGTCGTGCACACAGGAACAACGTCGCccagtaaataaatgtaagccGGGCCACAAAGCATGATCCGAGATCAGAGCCAGGAGCTGTTAAAATAAAGGGAAGTATAAACAGTGTAGCCGGTGTGTGATAAAGTGAGACCACCAAATAAGTTTAGAGAAAATTGAAATAAGCATTACTCAAAGTAAGAAATTAGCACAtaattttcattggttgtgATTAAACTAATGAAGGCATTGACAGTTATGAATAGCTTCATTTAAAGGCTAATTTTACTGTGTATGTGATCATAAATTGACCGTAACATTCCTGGAACTTTTAATGTAACACAAGTAATCTACTGAGAGAAATAAAGGCACATCGAGGACTCGTTCTGTTATTTTTGAGTACATTTTGTGTAGTCTTGGACTCTCGTCTCAGAGCTGGTGAATTTTCCTTCGAACTGCTCTCGGGGTAAAACAGGACCAGGTGCTCACTTAGCGTTAGCTCTGTCTCCGCTGCCAAAAAGTAGCGCTTGACATAGAAATGCTTCTACCAGttcttctacaaaaaaaaactgttgcatCTCTATAATAGCATAAGCTCCAGGCACACAGTAAATACATAGAGCTGTTATCACAGTTTAACAGAttttgactgtgtgtgtgtgtgtgtgtgtgtgtgtgtgNNNNNNNNNNNNNNNNNNNNNNNNNNNNNNNNNNNNNNNNNNNNNNNNNNNNNNNNNNNNNNNNNNNNNNNNNNNNNNNNNNNNNNNNNNNNNNNNacattgtgttttaataatCGCCAGCTGCTCTAAATCAGCCTGTGTAGCTCACGTTTGCAGCGGTGTTTATAAATTCCAATTAGTTAAAAATTAGTCTGGTGATAATATAACAACAGTTATTGTGGAGAAGCGATGTTTTGCATcttgaacgtttttttttatttttacatttaatcaaattaaacccTCAAACGTCATTGTATTATGTTAGTATTTTATGAAGTTGACCAACATAAAGCAGCCCATAAATGAGAAGggaaattaactttaaaaaaaaaaaaagcatcttatGTGTTCATCCTTCTTAAGTTaacacttttaaagaaacacCTTTTGTTGCTGTATTTACAGCGGCTGTTTTTGCTAACTCTGTCAGTTTTTCCCCCATAAAATAACCTCGTGTTGAGATCCATCTTCCTATAAACTCTGAGCACATTTCTCGTgtctgctaaagaaaagcattcctgcagcatgatgctgccaccaccagttTTCTCCCCACCACACAAAGCATTTTACATGTAAGCCAAAAAGTAAAATGCTaatctcatctgaccacagcaACTTCCTCCTTCCTTTGTCTACAAGACAATGGcaaaatgatccaaaatgtAATGCAAGAGATGGCTTTAGTGTTGTGTTAGTACGCCTTTGTGCAAGACCTGAGCAAACCAGCTCATAACTGCATTTGTAATAGGATCAGTGTGTCTATGGTGGTTCTACTTTAGTAGGGAAGCTCTATCAGCGACAGATAGGCACATCTTTAACATTTTACCTATTTCCCCCCCCAAACTGACTGAGATCGTTCAGTCTGGATAGAAAGATTTTTCCAGGAGAAACCGACGGTGATGTAATTCTATCAGATTATGAAAACGGTGTCATACGTACCTTGCCGTATTTCTGCGCATAGGAGCCTGTGAGCAAAGAATGGAAGACGATGATCGTCTCATCTAGATCCCACACAAACACTCTCTGCAGAACCAAACGAAAGAGATAAAGTATttcacaacaaccaaaaaaaaaaaaaatttaagttttgcCTTTATACTTTTATTGTACAAGACACTGAAAACTGTTCCATGTCCCTTATCCTTTGTATTGTAGTGAACAGTAAGCAGGTTGGATAAAAATCAAACGAAATACCATATTTCCATTGAGATTTGAAGAGATTGTTTATTCAGAACTCCAAGTACTCTGTGAGAGCGAGTTCTTTAGTTCTTTACCTCCAGGTCACTGTCAGGGGGAGGAGAAGGGTTGTTTTTGCGGCCCCTGCCGCGAGACTTGGACCCCCCACTCCGGCAGGCTCTGTCGTCCAGCTCTTTGATGGGCGTGGAGGGGCTCTGCACTGTATCAAAGTCCCCTGAGAGCGAGTACAGACACACAGAAAATGTGCttgaaacatttcatatttgGAAATCCTCCCAAATCTCCCTCAAAACTACACAAGCAATCAAACTGCGTCCAGTGCACTGGAAAGCAATAATGTGGTTAGAGCTGATTTCACAAGTGTTCTGTTGCTCTAAATCAGACTTGTACGGCCTGTCAAATTTAATAATTCAATGCAACTGGAACGCCAGATCAACTTAAAAGAAAGCAGGAAacctaaaaaaagaacaattggTCGTTTCGACAAATTTCGGGATAACGAGAACGTGTGAAGGATTAGCAAAACGGGAAAGACAAAACTTGTGCGATCTGATTGTTCTTGCACAGATACTGCGTGTGTGTCTGCAAAGGAATACAGAAGAATGcgcacaaagacacacacacacacgcacgcacacgcacgcacgcacacacacacattcttccACACGAGCTCGCCCTCCCACTGCCATATGCTCCTACTGCTGCCTGGTAACTAGAACCAGACCTTAAGCTTCGACTCTCATATTGTTATGTCTCAATCTGAGTGGAAAGGGAGAGTGTGAGAGTGGGGGTGGATAACAAAGACACACACTACATGTGACggacgacaacaacaacaacaagaaaaagaacagaTACACACTGGAGCTGTTTGGGAGATTGAGGAAAAAGTGAGAAGGctaaagaaaggggaaaaagtcAGTGACAGCAAGAATGATAAGCTTTTCTAATCAGTGATTCTGAATTACGGCCAAGACAAACCAAAGTcaaacaaggaaagaaaaaaaaaaaagaaaacggtgcAGTTGAATCTAAAGTTATGTTTTTAGGCACAGTTTGGTATACTTTTTAGCacatacatgcatacatgtacaatatttagcattagctgattggaaataaaaatgtgacccAGTGGGTAGAGCATGGTTTTGATCTTTGTTACGCTAACTTTTGGGCTTTTCTGCAAATTCTTTTCTGCAACTTCTGTTGCAATGGATTACAGTAATCTTGTTGACTCAATCAACTTGTTGTCACGGCGTCACTTGAACGTAAAGTTGTTATTAAATACTTTTCTCTTGGCTGTTTAAATTATTCTTCCTCTGCAGCCCCTATATTTTGAGGTTTATCTCATTTGTAGATGCTGCCTCTAAACTATTTTGCCATANNNNNNNNNNNNNNNNNNNNNNNNNNNNNNNNNNNNNNNNNNNNNNNNNNNNNNNNNNNNNNNNNNNNNNNNNNNNNNNNNNNNNNNNNNNNNNNNNNNNNNNNNNNNNNNNNNNNNNNNNNNNNNNNNNNNNNNNNNNNtatatatatactttttgcaaaacatattttgatctAATTATTAAATTTTGCTGCAAAAATCCACTTGAAACCTTATTGACATAAAAATCTGCAAGGGTGTGAAGAAGTGTCTGATTCCCTTTTTTTTGCACGCTTCAGAATTTCAGAACATCATGTCAATTTAAATGTTACTCATACACAAAACAAGAAGACACAAAACGCATCTAAATCTTGTCTTACTGCCTCCCTTGTTTCTCACATTTCGATTTAGCTAGACTTTAAAGCACTTTGGTCAAACTCTCAGACGTGTTAGGGAACCTTACAAACCTGGGTGAATCTCAGCAGCCTGTCCGGTTATGGCAGGAGCGGGATCTTGCAGCTGGTAGGCTGCCGTGGAGCCGGTGCCATCCACGCTGTTGGAGGTCATGTATGACCCGTAGCTGGAAGGGGGGTAATACTGCCCATACTGGTTTTGGCCAAACGTCGTGTACGAGTGATAATCCTGCAGATGATAACGCTGATTGTGAGCACATAAACAGTAAAGACAAGAAGTACAAGAAGCAACATGCTTCGGTTTCCAGGAAATGGCCCAGACATCCTTCTGAGAGCGGATTTTACTAGTGTTCCCATCTCATTTCTCTAATCCTTCATTCCCTCCAGTCTTTACTTTATATTCCAGAGACAATCAAAGCCTTGTGCTTCTCCGTTTAAATGACCAAGTGGAGATGGGCACTTTTATGACTCAGCTCTCTAAAACTGTCAGTACATCCATCTCTGGAAGTCTTTATAAACTGCAGCATACCACATAAATGCACATAAACATTCTTGCACAGATGGTGTGTAGTCAAACAAAGAGTTGTACGCAAGTCTGTTCTCATATTCTACAATGTGGACAGACTTAATTGTTTTCTGCCAGACTCCAGTTCCTCCTTTTGgtcttgtgctttttttcttttcttttttttaaattcagtaaaGCGTTTCCAATATGCAAGGGAACATTTTTGCTAGCTCACATTGAAATTGATCACCTAACCATAAACTTTAACCAGATTGACCAAAGCCTTAAAATCGATTATATTAAAcaatttgtcaatttttttatgctaaaatgCTTTTGTCCTCAAATTGGTGCCGTATCCCGAGTGTGGGCATTAAATCAAAACTGTCCTCACAACTTGAGAAATACAAGggcacaagcacacacacactcacacactccaCCCGCATTGGCCAAACTTCGGGCTTATTTTATTAACAACCACATCTATCAAAAGACATACATTAAAAACCCTCTTATTAGCATTTCTGTGCCAGAATACAATTTATCACGtggacataaataaatattgcaggACAAAGCATTTTTTAACTGAGGCTAATGTTCTACTTCTTTCAAATGTTTCCCCAGGTTGCAAAATCGCtgcaagattttatttcttcattctgCCGCGAAAGAACAAATCGCTTAGGTTTTCAAATATCTCGCAACTTAATCGACGTAAAATACTTTAGCTTTACGACGGACATCAAATCAGTCAAACAATTATGTACAGTTATGGAGCACCATGCGGGAAAGCGAATGCTGATGTACTAGACTGATAAatactgtgtgtgtgcttgcatgGTACCTGCTGTGTGGCAGTGTAGTTGGCAGGGTTGGACACAGAGTTGTTGGTGGCGTAGAGGCCTGACGAAGGAGTGAAACTGGaacctttgaaaacaaaatacaagaacagAAAAAGTGGAACCGAAAACCTTTGCGAAGAGGTAATCTTACTGCTAGAGCCCGCCAGAAGAGAAATATGTATGTTTCACTGAACTGACCTGTCATCTGATAGGGTGAGTAGGCAGTCTGTCCGGGCTGAGGTGTGGGGAAGCCGGGGCTGTAGCTGAGGCCAGTCTGGAGCGGAGACTGACTCTGAGTGAGGCTGCTCTCCGTCTTAATCCCAGGAAGCATCACACCCAGATCTGTGAcgagaacaaacaaaaactggttATGCCGTTATCACTTTTATAAATATCTCTCTTGCAATGAGATTCACAGTAACTctttagttttgggtttttttttctctctgctagCATcagtaaaactgttaaaatgccTGGTGGGATTTGATGCTTCAGTATAAAGTGTCCTACAGTTTTAACTAGAACCaaaattggtaacactttatttgaaggggtgtgtcGCGGCCCTCTATTTTCCAAAAGCCAAAATTCCAACAAAGGCCGTGGGTGTTAACAGGCGGTTTGATTTGAACGCACTTCCGACTTGATTTgatctgaaaaaatatattctttatttcttgtaaaaaattagcgacaaaataattaccaaaaatGTTCTACAACTTAGCCAAAAAGTAAACTTAATGTGACGTTTCAAAAAAGTGgtcaaaaaaatcatttacaaaaacCTCCCGTCCACACACcaaacatttgccaaacaaTGCCTCCACCAAGCACCCGGagtgtttttaattactcaAATGAATGGGAGGGTCTAACCAATTACCAACATAATCTAATCAattcaaatatacaaattaaCTACAGATTTTGGATCTAAACTAACTTAAATAAATTCTAACTTCCCAAAATGGAAAACTAAATTAGTAGAAATTACAATTAGCAAAATGCATAAATGGCCACAACAGAGTGtgtataagactgacatgacaatgtcataaacatgacataacacctgtcatgaacataaagaagtctttatgaatgtttatgacagttgtcataaagtgtcattcggtaaataatgacacttttaatgcaaagttgctctaaaagttgcattaaacgtccattaaaaatgccaactttgcRtgattttgtaaattatgataatttaatgcaaagttggcatttttaatggactttcaatgcaacttttagagcaactttgcattcaAAGTCAGAGACCAGAGTTCTCTCTTGCTTTtaggagaagaagaaacaatgagattcaatttaattcagttcaaaaagaattcattgatcccaaagggaaattaaattctGTCCTGACCCCATGTCATCCAAGTATCTCCAAAGAGTCGCAGGAGATGGTGATGTATATCGGCCTCACGGCGGTCATGACACACTAACAAGTCAGTTTCTGGGCACCAGAAacaatatttcacagaaaatgttctggATGACATCATTAGCTGATGGTAAGCAATGCTAATccatctcatttgcttttgcagaAACTTTTTATATCTCTGTCTGGTGGTATGTTTAGAGAGACATTGGAGACGGCGATGGGATTCTTGCCCATTGCGATCAATGGTAACGATGGTTCGAACttccctcttctctctctgctctctctgcaAATTTGAGGTCATAGTTCAGGTTCTACTAGacgcttttgagatgctaatcacaTGCTTTCGCTTGTGAAAAACAATACCTTGTTGCCACGGTTATGCATCATAACAACTATCCAGAAGTAAAGaagtaagaacaaaaaaaaaaacctcctagCTGCACAGCTTCCAAAACCACAAGGAATAACTGTGTACACATGAAATGCCTCAAccgaaaaaaatgaaattacaagcaaaagtctacaaaaaagaacaaatgagaaCCAATGTAAGAGAGCAACTCCAACATTCTGCCACCAGGCCTGACCTAATTCTAGCATGATAGATAACCCTCCCTCACCTGTTGCTGCTTAATCTCTGGATGAAAGATGCCTACTACCCAttgcacaaatgtaaaaattttttaGTGCCTGCTTTTCATACCATAAGAGGAGAGTCCGTAGGCCTGTCCCGTCTGCGAGTAGGCTGTATAAACGGTTGACTGCTGCATGCTGCTGAACTGGTGCTGGCCAGCGTATGTTGGCATTGCAGGAGCCGGTGGTGTGGAGAGGATGTGAGGGTAGGGCCTGGGGAAAACAGAGGGGAGCTTATAGACAACTCTACCTCATCGAAGatgtgtttgaaagaaaaagaaaaagcaagcaAACTTACTTTGACGGGTAGGGCGAAGGAGAGTACTGATGGGCCGAACGAGGGCTGTATCCACTGCTGGTGATTACtgaaagcagtaaaataatCCCAAACAAGAAAGTTTGAAACCGGTGTTTAGCTTTGCTTATAATAAAAATCCTTCACGACCAGCATAACTCAAGGGCTCTGGCTTATTGGAGCTGAAATGCTATTCCAGTAAACACACAATCTGAAGCATTTTGAATGGAGAAAAGCCAAGTTCTCcactgcagagagagagagtccacaaaaaaaaaaaaaaaacccttgcaGAGGGCCTCACAGTGAAACACAATGTCTTTTTGTGGTCATTGAGATGTCAGAGCGCAGTACTGACAAACACCCTGCTACTTTTAAGCGCTCTCGCAAATGCTTTGTGTATCCGCGTGTGGGTTTCGCAGTGTAAAAGAACCACAGGGCTGTTTgtgattctaaaaaaaaaaaaaaaaaaaaaaagaaaagacaaatgtgaaaatgtctcTCATCCTCGTGCCAGCCTTCTTTCATGATGCAATCCAAGGCCAGACAGCAGTTCAGCGGATTAAAGCTTTCAGCAGGGCTGCCACCGAGCTAAAACGGATGATGACGATATCTACGGGAGACAACGGTTTTGTGTGCGTCGAGCTGAAATGCTTGACGTGCTTTACCTGAGCCGGCGTATGTGTCCAGTGCCGTGTCGCCTGTCGTGGTGACTGTATCGCTGCTATTCAAAGGCTCTGTTTTCACTTAAAAGAATAGGACAAGAAATAGAGTTATAGCTTTTAAGCTTACGATGTttcataaatcaaacaaaaaaaacaacaacaaaaaaaacccccaaaaatcaTGCAGGgtaaaaagcaaataaacaaatacatcacCATGCAATTCTGCAATTCCAGTGTGTCAACAGAAAGCTGTGTGCAGGggttcccctttttttttttttcttttttttttttttttttaactaatcaAAGTTTGCCGTTGAGGGTATCGAGTTTAAATAGCTACAACCTAACTGAGCACCTTAATGTACCCGCCttcctgtttttcatttaagttCCTGAAAATGATAAATACCATGAAATTCGATAATTACGTTTAAAACACAGTTATGTACAGAAAACCACCTGGCAAATTTCCCTTCACATCTACCGACTTCCCCTGCAAATCCATGAAAGCCGATCCTCTGACCAGTGGGAACCTCTGCAATAACTACATTTGAAGACC is a genomic window of Poecilia reticulata strain Guanapo linkage group LG21, Guppy_female_1.0+MT, whole genome shotgun sequence containing:
- the eya4 gene encoding protein phosphatase EYA4 isoform X2 is translated as MEASQDLSEQMVKKSHSESHVPDPSDARSMEMQDLASPHNRVGAGDSTGSKLDKSNLGSPSITTNGTGGESMTVLNTADWLLGCSSPPPASGSKDYVKTEPLNSSDTVTTTGDTALDTYAGSVITSSGYSPRSAHQYSPSPYPSKPYPHILSTPPAPAMPTYAGQHQFSSMQQSTVYTAYSQTGQAYGLSSYDLGVMLPGIKTESSLTQSQSPLQTGLSYSPGFPTPQPGQTAYSPYQMTGSSFTPSSGLYATNNSVSNPANYTATQQDYHSYTTFGQNQYGQYYPPSSYGSYMTSNSVDGTGSTAAYQLQDPAPAITGQAAEIHPGDFDTVQSPSTPIKELDDRACRSGGSKSRGRGRKNNPSPPPDSDLERVFVWDLDETIIVFHSLLTGSYAQKYGKDPPMAVTLGLRMEEMIFSMADTHLFFNDLEECDQVHIDDVSSDDNGQDLSTYSFATDGFHAAATSANLCLATGVRGGVDWMRKLAFRYRRVKELYSTYKNNVGGLLGPAKRDAWLQLRAEVEALTDSWLTHALKSLSIISSRSNCVNVLVTTTQLIPALAKVLLYSLGSVFPIENIYSATKIGKESCFERIVSRFGTNITYVVIGDGKDEEHAASQHNMPFWRISSHSDLLALHQALEFEYL
- the eya4 gene encoding protein phosphatase EYA4 isoform X1, with the protein product MEASQDLSEQMVKKSHSESHVPDPSDARSMEMQDLASPHNRVGAGDSTGSKLDKSNLGSPSITTNGTGGESMTVLNTADWLLGCSSPPPASGSKDYVKTEPLNSSDTVTTTGDTALDTYAGSVITSSGYSPRSAHQYSPSPYPSKPYPHILSTPPAPAMPTYAGQHQFSSMQQSTVYTAYSQTGQAYGLSSYDLGVMLPGIKTESSLTQSQSPLQTGLSYSPGFPTPQPGQTAYSPYQMTGSSFTPSSGLYATNNSVSNPANYTATQQDYHSYTTFGQNQYGQYYPPSSYGSYMTSNSVDGTGSTAAYQLQDPAPAITGQAAEIHPGDFDTVQSPSTPIKELDDRACRSGGSKSRGRGRKNNPSPPPDSDLERVFVWDLDETIIVFHSLLTGSYAQKYGKDPPMAVTLGLRMEEMIFSMADTHLFFNDLEECDQVHIDDVSSDDNGQDLSTYSFATDGFHAAATSANLCLATGVRGGVDWMRKLAFRYRRVKELYSTYKNNVGGLLGPAKRDAWLQLRAEVEALTDSWLTHALKSLSIISSRSNCVNVLVTTTQLIPALAKVLLYSLGSVFPIENIYSATKIGKESCFERIMQRFGRKVVYVVIGDGVEEEQAAKKHNMPFWRISSHSDLLALHQALEFEYL
- the eya4 gene encoding protein phosphatase EYA4 isoform X3, with product MEASQDLSEQMVKKSHSESHVPDPSDARSMEMQDLASPHNRVGAGDSTGSKLDKSNLGSPSITTNGTGVKTEPLNSSDTVTTTGDTALDTYAGSVITSSGYSPRSAHQYSPSPYPSKPYPHILSTPPAPAMPTYAGQHQFSSMQQSTVYTAYSQTGQAYGLSSYDLGVMLPGIKTESSLTQSQSPLQTGLSYSPGFPTPQPGQTAYSPYQMTGSSFTPSSGLYATNNSVSNPANYTATQQDYHSYTTFGQNQYGQYYPPSSYGSYMTSNSVDGTGSTAAYQLQDPAPAITGQAAEIHPGDFDTVQSPSTPIKELDDRACRSGGSKSRGRGRKNNPSPPPDSDLERVFVWDLDETIIVFHSLLTGSYAQKYGKDPPMAVTLGLRMEEMIFSMADTHLFFNDLEECDQVHIDDVSSDDNGQDLSTYSFATDGFHAAATSANLCLATGVRGGVDWMRKLAFRYRRVKELYSTYKNNVGGLLGPAKRDAWLQLRAEVEALTDSWLTHALKSLSIISSRSNCVNVLVTTTQLIPALAKVLLYSLGSVFPIENIYSATKIGKESCFERIMQRFGRKVVYVVIGDGVEEEQAAKKHNMPFWRISSHSDLLALHQALEFEYL
- the eya4 gene encoding protein phosphatase EYA4 isoform X4, which gives rise to MEMQDLASPHNRVGAGDSTGSKLDKSNLGSPSITTNGTGGESMTVLNTADWLLGCSSPPPASGSKDYVKTEPLNSSDTVTTTGDTALDTYAGSVITSSGYSPRSAHQYSPSPYPSKPYPHILSTPPAPAMPTYAGQHQFSSMQQSTVYTAYSQTGQAYGLSSYDLGVMLPGIKTESSLTQSQSPLQTGLSYSPGFPTPQPGQTAYSPYQMTGSSFTPSSGLYATNNSVSNPANYTATQQDYHSYTTFGQNQYGQYYPPSSYGSYMTSNSVDGTGSTAAYQLQDPAPAITGQAAEIHPGDFDTVQSPSTPIKELDDRACRSGGSKSRGRGRKNNPSPPPDSDLERVFVWDLDETIIVFHSLLTGSYAQKYGKDPPMAVTLGLRMEEMIFSMADTHLFFNDLEECDQVHIDDVSSDDNGQDLSTYSFATDGFHAAATSANLCLATGVRGGVDWMRKLAFRYRRVKELYSTYKNNVGGLLGPAKRDAWLQLRAEVEALTDSWLTHALKSLSIISSRSNCVNVLVTTTQLIPALAKVLLYSLGSVFPIENIYSATKIGKESCFERIMQRFGRKVVYVVIGDGVEEEQAAKKHNMPFWRISSHSDLLALHQALEFEYL